From the Pomacea canaliculata isolate SZHN2017 linkage group LG4, ASM307304v1, whole genome shotgun sequence genome, one window contains:
- the LOC112562432 gene encoding neuronal acetylcholine receptor subunit alpha-6-like, which yields MSLLPLTVRILAVVIGSVCRNSLAQSSAYYQLDDELFSHYKPHIRPVLHSNTTTNVTMYVNVVAVNEVDEGTQVLIHTSVFDLRWRDEFLTWDPAQYGGVDKMELPADRVWLPPCFVQCLTVVNSVCEKRAVREDDFSLVVVHSTGDVRWLVQGVWQTTCRLDITYYPFDRQVCDFHLEMWTSPETEVKVTSTDIQMSLGFLSNSEWSLDGLDMSLTAHSLDVSTMEEFSSCTFRFHVRRFRLFHLLTFLSPNVVLALLVPLVFALPVETGEKMSFTMTLLLAFAVNLSVMMNSLPHSSLQHPLSLCTSGA from the exons ATGTCGTTATTGCCGCTCACTGTCAGGATCCTTGCTGTTGTTATTGGCTCCGTGTGTCGGAATTCACTGGCTCAGTCATCGGCGTATTATCAGCTGGACGACGAACTCTTTAGCCACTATAAACCTCACATCAGGCCTGTTCTTCACTCGAACACAACGACCAACGTTACGATGTATGTTAATGTTGTGGCTGTCAATGAG GTTGACGAGGGCACACAAGTTCTGATCCACACGTCAGTCTTCGATCTACGCTGGCGAGACGAGTTCTTGACCTGGGACCCGGCGCAATATGGCGGCGTGGACAAGATGGAGTTGCCTGCCGATCGTGTATGGCTTCCG CCCTGCTTTGTTCAGTGCTTGACGGTCGTGAACTCGGTCTGCGAAAAGCGAGCCGTTCGTGAGGATGATTTTTCCCTCGTGGTCGTGCACTCGACCGGTGATGTCAGATGGCTGGTTCAGGGTGTGTGGCAAACAACCTGCAGACTAGACATCACCTACTACCCGTTCGATCGACAGGTGTGCGACTTTCACCTGGAGATGTGGACATCGCCAGAAACGGAA GTAAAAGTGACCTCAACAGACATCCAGATGTCATTGGGATTCTTGTCCAACTCCGAGTGGTCGCTGGATGGCCTGGACATGTCTTTGACAGCACACTCACTCGATGTCAGCACGATGGAAGAGTTTTCATCCTGCACGTTTCGCTTTCATGTCCGG AGATTTCGTCTCTTCCACTTGCTAACCTTTCTGAGCCCTAACGTCGTGCTGGCGTTGCTGGTGCCGCTGGTGTTCGCGCTGCCGGTGGAGACGGGGGAGAAGATGTCGTTCACGATGACACTGCTGCTGGCCTTCGCTGTCAACCTCTCCGTCATGATGAACTCCTTGCCACACTCCTCGCTGCAACATCCGTTGTCGTTGTGTACTTCGGGTGCTTGA
- the LOC112561495 gene encoding LOW QUALITY PROTEIN: arginine/serine-rich coiled-coil protein 2-like (The sequence of the model RefSeq protein was modified relative to this genomic sequence to represent the inferred CDS: deleted 1 base in 1 codon): MDLLASYADDTSDNQTLDVNEKAADSGMVFSHLEAEWESFEKMMGDDLLMKSTDKVPSDKTADSVEPDRSAEEHPDPVRLSTGDECNSGQESVSSVNDDRSSSKSSASYDSESDSEENDKEEKEENKSDRKRHSSESSSSSSSSASDVSEASAGKVERAFPNVQAGSEKTSSDRGLSERKVPTRRSRSRSHSLSPSRKRRRSSDRSVHHRSSTRHSHARHEKKRISSRRSRSRSRSRDRHTRRHSSRERRHYSNRDRRHRRSRSRDHHHRHRHHPGSGMRRGSPPHGDRRKPEVDKRRSRSRSSERKEGEMGEKKITPRNFGAGSGGGSEGVVNESGARVTYRTAGIKFGHGPGTGKPQTFKEQMRQNLIKMWSENMASCSSGDPSSGTTNQPNLMQLNPQSVFTNMPIQSAGLGVQALCTITPQMAFMQTVAAMQKKAEEITGITVPKYYNPAAVNPMKYAEQVQKRKLLWSKSKDKKESDNQWHAQALVADGDSKTTAKFRKLMGIKDGETKETVTTTVTSNEDDFIEEQRKKQEELFQQLDKEYHFARIATHTQRGAGLGFGSQSGSFH, translated from the exons ATGGATTTGTTGGCGAGCTACGCTGACGATACCTCAGATAATCAGACTTTAGATGTCAACGAAAAG gctgcAGATTCTGGAATGGTATTTTCACATTTGGAGGCTGAATGGGAATCATTTGAGAAGATGATGGGGGATGACCTTTTGATGAAATCTACAGACAAAGTGCCATCTGATAAAACAGCAGATTCTGTGGAGCCAGATAGGTCTGCAGAAGAGCATCCAGATCCTGTAAGGTTATCTACAGGAGATGAGTGCAACTCAGGACAAGAATCTGTCAGTTCAGTGAATGATGACAGGAGCAGTTCAAAATCATCAGCTTCATATGATAGTGAAAGTGACAGCGAGGAAAATGataaagaggagaaagaagaaaataagagtgACAGGAAAAGACATAGTTCGGAatcatcatcctcttcctcctccagTGCCAGTGATGTTTCAGAGGCTTCAGCAG GAAAAGTGGAGAGGGCTTTCCCCAATGTGCAGGCAGGCTCAGAAAAGACATCCAGTGACAGAGGCCTTAGTGAGCGCAAG GTTCCTACCAGGCGATCACGTTCTAGATCTCATTCTTTGTCACCCAGCAGAAAGCGTCGACGATCATCTGATCGTAGTGTGCACCACAGATCGTCCACAAGGCATTCACATGCAAGACATGAG aaaaagcgGATTTCTTCACGCCGTAGCCGTTCTCGTTCCCGGTCAAGAGACAGACACACCAGAAGGCATTCATCCCGTGAGCGTCGACACTACAGCAACCGAGATAGGCGGCATAGACGGagtaggtcacgtgaccatcacCACAGACATAGGCACCACCCAGGTTCAGGCATGCGCCGTGGTAGCCCCCCACATGGAGACAGAAGAAAGCCTGAAGTAGACAAAAGAAGAAGTCGAAGCCGTTCATCAGAGCggaaggaaggagagatggGCGAGAAAAAGATTACTCCCCGCAACTTTGGTGCTGGATCAGGTGGGGGTTCAGAAGGAGTTGTCAATGAATCAGGCGCAAGGGTGACGTACAGAACAGCAGGTATTAAATTTGGTCATGGTCCAGGAACAGGCAAGCCCCAGACATTCAAGGAGCAGATGAGACAGAATTTGATTAAAATGTGGAGTGAGAACATGGCGTCTTGCAGCAGTGGTGATCCATCTTCAG GTACCACCAACCAGCCCAACCTAATGCAGCTTAACCCGCAAAGCGTCTTCACCAATATGCCAATCCAGTCAGCAGGGCTAGGTGTGCAAGCATTGTGTACAATAACTCCACAGATGGCT TTCATGCAAACAGTTGCTGCGATGCAAAAGAAG GCGGAGGAAATTACTGGAATTACTGTGCCCAAATACTACAACCCTGCTGCTGTTAATCCTATGAAGTATGCAGAGCAAGTACAAAAGCGCAAACTTCTCTGGTCCAAATCAAAGGACAAAAAG GAATCGGATAACCAGTGGCATGCTCAAGCTCTTGTCGCCGATGGTGATAGCAAGACTACTGCTAAGTTCCGGAAACTGATGGGCATTAAAGATGGTGAGACCAAGGAGACTGTCACTACAACAGTAACCAGCAATGAGGATGACTTCATAGAAGAGCAGCGCAAGAAACAAGAAGAACTATTTCAGCAGCTGGACAAAGAATATCACTTTGCTCGCATTGCCACTCACACACAACGTGGTGCAGGCCTGGGATTTGGGTCACAGTCTGGCTCCTTTCACTAA